The stretch of DNA CCGCGTTTCGCTCGCGGCGGAAGTGGCGAGGAACTATGTCGAGCTGCGCGGCCTTCAGACCCGTCTCGAGGTGGCCCGGCGCAATCTCGAAGCGCAGCGCCGGACGGCCGCCCTCGTGCGCGCGCGGGTGGACGCCGGGCGGGCGTCGGAGTTCGACGGGGTCCGGGCCCAGGGCCAGGCGGACGCCACGGCGGCCGCGCTCCCCGAGCTCGAAGCGGGGGTGCGCAGGGCGGTTCATCGCCTGGGCGTCCTCCTGGGGCGGGACCCCGGATCGCTCGTGCCGGAGCTGGCCGCGGCGGGCCGCGTTCCGGCGCCCCCTTCCGAAATCCCGATCGGCCTTCCGGCGGATCTCCTGCGCCGCCGGCCGGACGTCCGCCGGGCGGAGCGCCAGCTGGCCGCGGCGACGGCGCGCGTGGGCGCGGCCGCGGCGGATCTTTACCCGCGCTTTTTCCTCCTCGGCTTCTTCCGGACGGAAAGTCTCGAGACTTCGGACCTGTTCACGGCGGCCAGCCGGGCCTGGTCGTTCGGACCGTCGATCCAGTGGCCCTTCTTCCAGGGAGGCCGGATCCGCGCCCGCGTGGAAGCTCAGGACGCCCGGCGCGAGCAGGCGGCGATCCGTTTCGAGCGGGCGGTCCTCGGGGCGCTTCAGGACGTCGAGGATGCGCTCGTCACCCTGGCGCGGGAACAGACCCGGCGGGCGGCCCTGTCCCGCGCGGCCGAGTCGCGCCGCCGGGCGGTGGAGCTGGCGGGCCGGCAGTACGCGGAGGGCCTGGCGGACCTGCTGAGCGTGCTCGACGCGGAACGGGCGCTTTACGAGACGGAGGATCTCCTCGTGAGGAGCGAAGAGGCCGTGTCGGCCGCCGCGATCGCGCTCTACAAGGCCGTGGGCGGCGGCTGGACCCCCTGAACGCCGGCCGAGGCGCTACCCGTTCGCCTTGGACGCCCCGCGGGGGGCTGTCTCCGGAGCCGTCGCCGCTCCCTCCGCGGCGGCGGTCGGGGCCAGCTCGAAGCGGTCCGCCCGACGCAGCTCCGGGAAAAGCCACGTCCAGAGCGCCACGACGGCGCACGTCCCGATCCCCCCGACGACGATGGCCGCCTGCGTTCCCCACCAGTGCGCGGTCTGTCCGGAGCGGTATTCCCCGAGTTCGTTGGAGGTGTTGATGAAGATCATCGACACGGCTCCCACCCGGCCGCGCATCGTCTCGGGGGTGGACACCTGCATGAGCGTGTGCCGGACGGTGACGCTCAGCATGTCGGAAGCGCCGCAGAGGATGAGGAACGCCACGGTCAGCTCCAGGCTCGTGGAGAAACCCAGCCCGATCGTGCTGAACCCGAAGGCCGCGACTCCCGCGAGAATCCAGACGCCGATCCGGCGGTCGAGCGGGCGGAAGGCCAAAAAAAGCGCCGTCGCGCCGGCGCCGATGGCGGGGGCGCTTCGCAGCAGGCCCAACACCTCGGGCCCCCGCTGGAGGATGTCCTTGGCGACGGCCGGCAGAAGCGCCGTGGCGCCGCCGAGGAGGACGGCGAAAAGGTCGAGCGAGAACGCGCCGAGCAGCCGGCGGTCTTTCCGGACGTACTGGAGCCCCGCCAGGACCGCGCGATTGAAAGGCTCCGGATCCGCGACGGCCTGGGGCCGGGCCGAAAGAAGAGCCAGACACGCGGCGGCGCCGACGAAGAGGGTGCCCGCGACGAGGTACACCCGCGACGCGTGGCTGCCCGCGTAGACGAACCCGCCGGCGGCGGGACCCGCGATCGTGGCCATCTGGAAGACGATCAGGTGCCAGACGACCGCCCGCGGCAAAAGCGCGCGCGGAACGAGCGCCGGGAGGAAGGCGTGCCCCGCCGGGGCGCTGAAGGCGCGGATGGCGCCCAGGCAGCCGCACGCCGCGTAGATCGCCGGAAGGGAGGGCGCGGGACGGGCGGCCTGCCAGGCGAGCCATCCTCCCGTGGCCGCGTTCGCCA from Planctomycetota bacterium encodes:
- a CDS encoding efflux transporter outer membrane subunit, whose translation is MKNAHRRPALRAAALAAVLLATSACAVGPDYEPPRPSLRESWSALEEAGPEDAHRPRARTADLAEWWTSFGDPALASLVARALEENLELREAASRVREARALRGVVRGGLFPEASVRAGYERLRWSERGLFPTDGEAFDLLQAGFDASWEIDVFGGRRRDLEAATADLDSAVEALRDVRVSLAAEVARNYVELRGLQTRLEVARRNLEAQRRTAALVRARVDAGRASEFDGVRAQGQADATAAALPELEAGVRRAVHRLGVLLGRDPGSLVPELAAAGRVPAPPSEIPIGLPADLLRRRPDVRRAERQLAAATARVGAAAADLYPRFFLLGFFRTESLETSDLFTAASRAWSFGPSIQWPFFQGGRIRARVEAQDARREQAAIRFERAVLGALQDVEDALVTLAREQTRRAALSRAAESRRRAVELAGRQYAEGLADLLSVLDAERALYETEDLLVRSEEAVSAAAIALYKAVGGGWTP
- a CDS encoding MFS transporter, with amino-acid sequence MESPPAPISPWAPLRHGNFAFYQFARVLLILGGQMYLVALHWQVYDMTRSPLQSGLVGLAQFIPNLLLALPAGHVADRLNRRGILVACALANAATGGWLAWQAARPAPSLPAIYAACGCLGAIRAFSAPAGHAFLPALVPRALLPRAVVWHLIVFQMATIAGPAAGGFVYAGSHASRVYLVAGTLFVGAAACLALLSARPQAVADPEPFNRAVLAGLQYVRKDRRLLGAFSLDLFAVLLGGATALLPAVAKDILQRGPEVLGLLRSAPAIGAGATALFLAFRPLDRRIGVWILAGVAAFGFSTIGLGFSTSLELTVAFLILCGASDMLSVTVRHTLMQVSTPETMRGRVGAVSMIFINTSNELGEYRSGQTAHWWGTQAAIVVGGIGTCAVVALWTWLFPELRRADRFELAPTAAAEGAATAPETAPRGASKANG